Genomic segment of Streptomyces longhuiensis:
CGTATCTTCGGCGGCGCCCTGGGCGAGGCCCACGCCACCAAGATCCACAAGATCATGGACATGGCCATCGCGGCCGGTGCCCCGCTGGTCTCCCTGAACGACGGCGCGGGCGCCCGTATCCAGGAGGGCGTCTCCGCGCTCGCCGGCTACGGCGGCATCTTCCAGCGCAACACCAAGGCGTCCGGCGTCATCCCGCAGATCAGCGTGATGCTCGGCCCGTGCGCCGGTGGCGCGGCCTACAGCCCCGCCCTCACCGACTTCGTCTTCATGGTCCGCGAGACCTCGCAGATGTTCATCACCGGACCGGACGTCGTCAAGGCGGTCACCGGTGAGGAGATCACCCAGAACGGCCTCGGCGGCGCGGACGTGCACGCCGAGACCTCGGGCGTCTGCCACTTCGCGTACGACGACGAGGAGACCTGCATCGCCGAGGTCCGCTACCTCATCTCGATGCTGCCCTCCAACAACCGCGAGAACCCGCCCACCGTGACCTCCGAGGACCCCGCCGAGCGCCGCTCGGACGTCCTGCTCGACCTGGTCCCGGCCGACGGCAACCGCCCGTACGACATGACCAAGGTCATCGAGGAGCTCGTCGACGACGGCGACTACCTCGAGATCCACGAGCGCTGGGCGCGCAACATCATCTGCGCCCTGGCCCGCCTGGACGGTCAGGTCGTCGGCATCGTCGCCAACCAGCCCTCGTCCCTCGCGGGTGTCCTGGACATCGAGGCCAGCGAAAAAGCTGCCCGCTTCGTCCAGATGTGCGACGCTTTCAATATTCCCATCGTGACCCTCCTGGACGTCCCCGGCTTCCTGCCCGGTGTCGACCAGGAGCACGGCGGGATCATTCGGCACGGCGCCAAGCTGCTGTACGCGTACTGCAACGCCACCGTGCCGCGGATCTCGCTCATCCTGCGCAAGGCGTACGGAGGTGCCTACATCGTGATGGACTCGCAGTCGATCGGCGCCGACCTCACCTACGCCTGGCCCACCAACGAGATCGCCGTGATGGGCGCCGAGGGCGCCGCCAACGTCATCTTCCGCCGTCAGATCGCCGAGGCCGAGGACCCCGAGGCCATGCGCACCCGCATGGTGAAGGAGTACAAGGCCGAGCTGATGCACCCGTACTACGCGGCCGAGCGGGGCCTCGTCGACGACGTCATCGACCCCGCCGAGACCCGCGAGGTGCTCATCCGCTCCCTCGCGATGCTCCGCACGAAGCACGCCGACCTGCCTTCGCGCAAGCACGGCAACCCCCCGCAGTAACCCCACAAGGAGATCACTGCATGTCTGCACACGACATCCGCGTTGAGAAGGGCCACGCCGAGCCCGAGGAGGTCGCGGCCCTGACCGCGATCCTGCTGGCCCGCGCCGCGGCCGCACCGACCGACAGCCCCGCCCTGCGCGGCCGCGACAAGGCCGGCTGGCGCCGCCTGGAGCGCCAGCACGGCTTCCGCGCCCCGCACAGCTGGCAGGGCTAGGCAGCGGGCACATCGGGCCGGACGGCCCGATCGGCCTGTCCGGCCTCGCAGGACGAGCCCCCAGCGCGAAGAAGCCCCCAGCGCGAAGAAGCCCCCGGTGACCCAAAGGGTCCCGGGGGCTTCTCCCTGTCCGAAGGCGCCGCAGGCTAGCGGAGGCGGGCCATCAGCGCGTGTTCCACGAGCGTGATGAGCGCCGACTTCGCATCCGCGCGGTGTCGGGCGTCGGTCGTGATGATCGGGGTGTCCGGGCCGATCTGCAGCGCCTCACGGACCTCGTCCGGCTGGTACGGCTGGCTGCCGTCGAAGCCGTTGAGGGCGACGACGAAGGGCAGCCCGGAGTTCTCGAAGTAGTCGACGGCCGGGAAGCAGTCGGCGAGGCGGCGGGTGTCGACGAGGACGATCGCGCCGATCGCGCCGCGGACGAGGTCGTCCCACATGAACCAGAAGCGGTCCTGACCGGGCGTACCGAAGAGGTACAGGATCAGGTCCTGGTCCAGGGTGATGCGGCCGAAGTCCATGGCGACGGTGGTCGTCGTCTTGTCCCCGGTGTGGGTGAGGTCGTCGATGCCCGCGGACGCGGATGTCATGACGGCCTCGGTGCGCAGAGGGTTGATCTCCGAGACGGCGCCCACGAAGGTCGTCTTGCCGACGCCGAAGCCGCCCGCCACCACGATCTTCGCGGACGTGGTGGAGCGGGAAGGCCCTCCGCTAGAGCTTGCGAAGTCCACTGAGCACCCTTTCGAGCAAAGTCACGTCTGGCTGGCCGCCGGCGTTCTCTTCGCCGCCGGGCTGATGAATGGCGACCAGGCCCGCCTCCGCCAAGTCGGCGACGAGAATCCTGGCCACACCGAGGGGGATGCTGAGCAGGGCCGAGACTTCGGCCACTGACTTGATCTCTCGGCAGAGGGTGCAGATCCGCTGGTGCTCGGGCAACTGGCCCTGCAACTGGTGCGGCTGCGCGGTGGTGTGCACCAGCGCCTCGATGGCGAGCTGGTAGCGCGGCCTGGTGCGGCCACCCGTCATGGCGTAGGGACGCACCAGGGGGTTGTTGGCAGCCGGCGCAGGGGTGTCGGGACGCCGCTGCGGCTGCACGGGCTGGATGCGCGGTGCCGACGGCTGGTCGTACGGCCCCGGCTGCCGCGGCTGCGGCGGGTGCGGGGGCGCGTACGGCTGTCGCCGGTGGCTCGGCGCGGAGGGGAAGTTGTACCGGTTCGGCGCGTCACCCTGCCCCTGCCCTTGGCCCTGGCCAGGGCCGTAGGACCAGTTCGCCGATGAACCGCTCGGGGGTGTTGCAGAACCAGCCACGCTTTCCTCCTCCAACTGTGCCGGGCACCATCACCGTGGAGCCGCGTCCCGAAACCTTACGGCTACGGAACGCGAAATCGCACCGTCTGTCTGTCAGTTGAGAAGGCTCCCCTGAAGCTCGGCCCGCAGGTCGGGAGTGAGAACCGTACCCGCGCGGTCGACAAGAAGTGCCATCTCGTACCCGACGAGGCCAATGTCCGCCTCCGGGTGTGCGAGGACAGCGAGGGAAGAACCGTCGGAGATGGACATGATGAAGAGGAATCCTCGCTCCATCTCCACAACTGTCTGGTTCACGCTGCCGCCCTCGAAGATGCGGGACGCGCCCGCGGTCAGCGAGGTAAGACCCGACGCGACGGCCGCCAGCTGGTCGGCACGGTCACGCGGGAACCCTTCGGACATCGCCAGAAGGAGTCCGTCGGCGGAGACCACCACCGTGTGGGACACCCCAGGGGTGTTGTCCACGAAGTTGGTGATCAACCAGTTCAGGTTCTGTGCCGCCTGGCTCATCGGGCTCACACTAACGCTCCTGGTTGTAGGTGCTGTCAGGACCACTGTGCTGATTCGTGGCCTGGCCGTTCGTGTCACTTCCTGCTTCGCGTCCCCGCTGCACGCCGCGGCGCAGGTTGCTCAGCCTGCCCCTGACGTCCTCAGGCGCGCGGGAGACCTGGGGGCCGCCCTGCGGGGTCGATTCCGCCGTGCCCTCGACCAGGTTGGCCTTGGGCACCCGGCGCGGCAGACCGGAGGAGGTGACTCCGCCAGCCTTGGGCTTCCGGAGCTGCTCCGCGCGGACCCAGCGCTCGTCGTTGGACGAACGCCAGTCGTCGGGGCCGCTGCCGTCGCTGTTGCCGCTGCCGTTGTCCTGGGTGGTGTTGTCGCCACGGTCGGGTGCCGGAGTCGCAGCCGGGGCCTGGCGCTGCTGCCCGCCCGGACCGCGCATCGGAAGACCGGCGTCGGTGAGCGAACGAGCGGCGGACGGGGTGGGGCCGGCCGGCGCCGCGGGACCGTGCGGGTCGAAGCCTACGCGCTCCTGCTGACCGGCGTCAGCGCGCTGCGCGGATTCCGTTTGAGCGTTGCGCTCGGACCGGTAGGACTCCTGGTAGCCGTCCTGCGCCTGCCAGTCGCCCTGCTGCGAGCCGCGGATCGGCCCGTCACCGAAGGCCGAGTACGTCTCCTGGACGGGTTCCGCATAGGCGTCCTGCGCCGTGTAGCCGTCCTGCGGCGCGAAGAACGAGTCGTTGTAGGAACCGTTCTGCGGCTGCTCGTCGTACGTCTGCTGGCCCTGCGCGTAGACGGACGAGGGGTCCTCGTACGTCTGCTGCTGACGATCGTCGTACGCGGGCTGCGCGGGAGCATAGGTGGTCTGCTGCTGCTCGTACGGGTCCTGCCCCTGCGCCCCCGCGATCTCGTCGCGGAACAGGGGGCGGTCACCATCGGTGTGCGCCTGGGCCTCCAGGGCCGCTCGGCGCTCCTCGCGCATCAGCGAACGGCCGACCGGGTCCAGGTCGCGCAGGTCGTCCGGGGCCTCGCCGTAGCGGCTGTCGTCGAAGCCGAGCTCCGCGGCGGTGCGCAGCGGGGCGGGCTCGTACGCGGACTGCGACGGGATCATCGACGAGACGGTGAACTCGGACTCGGGGAGATGGTCGCCGCTGCCACCGTGGGTGATGGCGTCGGGCAGCATGACGAGCGACGTCGTGCCGGCCTGCTCGCCCGAGGGGCGCAGCTGGACGCGGATGCCGTGCCGGTCGGACAGGCGGCCGACCACGAACAGGCCCATGCGCTGCGAGATCGCGGCGTCCACCGTCGGCGGGTTGGCCAGCTTGTGGTTGATGTCCGCGAAGTCCTCGGCGGTGAGGCCGATGCCCTTGTCGTGGATCTCGACCATGACGCGGCCGTCGGGGAGACGGGTCGCGGTGACGCGGACCTTGGTCTGCGGCGAGGAGAACGTGGTGGCGTTCTCCAGGAGCTCGGCGAGCAGGTGCACGAGGTCGGTCACCGAACGGCCGTGGATCTCGGCCTCCGGAACGCCCGACAGCTCGATGCGCTCGTACTGCTCCACCTCGGAGGAGGCGGCGCGCAGGACGTCGACCAGCGGGACCGGCTGGTCCCAGCGGCGGCCCGGCTCCTCGCCGGCGAGGACGAGGAGGTTCTCGCCGTTGCGGCGCATACGGGTCGCGAGGTGGTCCAGGCGGAAGAGGTTCTCCAGCTGGTCCGGCTCGGCCTCGTTGTTCTCCAGGTCCGTGATGAGGGTCAGCTGGCCCTCGATCAGGGACTGGTTGCGGCGCGACAGGTTGGTGAAGATCGCGTTGATGTTGCCACGGAGCAGGGCCTGCTCGGCGGCGAGCCGGACGGCCTCGCGGTGCACCTGGTCGAAGGCGCGGGCGACCTCGCCGATCTCGTCCGTGGAGTTGATCGGGATGGGCTGGACACGGGTGTCGACGCGGCCCGGGTCGGTGCGCGAGAGCTGGTCGACGAGCATCGGCAGGCGCTGCTCGGCGACGTCGAAGGCGGCGGTGCGCAGTCGGCGCATCGAGCGGCTCATCTGGCGCGCCATCATCCCGGCCAGCGCGAACGCGGCGAGCAGGGCGACCAGGACGATCGCACCGGTGACGAACGTGGACTGCTTGGCGTCGTCGGCGATGCCGGCGGCCTCGTTCACCGCCTTGTCGGCGAGGTCGGACTCGATGGTGCGGTACGCGTTGAACTTGGCGGTGTTGACCGCCCACCAGTTCTCCGCGGTGACGCCCTTCTGCGCGATGGTGAAGCGGGCGCTCGGCTGCGTGGTGGGCAGCGTGGCGATATAGGACACCATGGCCGTCGCGCCACCGGGCGGCGGCGGGACGTAGGTCTTGCCCTGCGCCTTCGCGGCGGCGACGGCCTGCTTGGCCTGCTTCGCGCCGTCGATCGTCAGCTGCTTCTGGGCGGCGTCGAGCTTGTCGACGTCGGCCTGCGTGCCGCCGCCCTTGTACTCCTCGACGGCGATGCCCTCGAGGTACGCGTAGGAGGAGAGCGCGATCTTCTGCTTGCCGAAGGTCGTGGCCGTCGGGCCCGGCTTGACCAGCAGGTGCATGCCGATGGACCGCTCGAGCGAGAGCGCGGCCTTGGACAGCGAGATCGCGTAGACCGTGCGGCCGTAGCTCGTGATGTTTCCGGTGCCGAGGCCGAGCTCGTTGGCGAACTCCATCAGCGGGTGCTGGATGCCGACGTAGCCCTCTTCGGTCTGCACGGCGGGGAGCTTGCTCGTGTACGCGGCGGCCCGGAGCTTCTCCAGACCGGGCTCGACCTGCCGGAACTGCGTGAGGCGGCGCTCGAGGCCTTCCTTGGCCGGCATGTTCTTCGCGGCGGCGTCGAAGGCGTCGGCGGCCTCGTTCGTCGTCTCGCGGGCCTTGACGACCTTCGGGTCGTTCTTCTTGCCGAGCAGGAGAGGAGCCGCGGAGATGTCGCGCTCCTCGATCAGGCTGTTGGCGTACGTCAGGGACGCCTGCACGAGACGGGCGGTGTTCTCCGCGTCCTCGGCCTCGTTCCAGGTGTCGATCGAGCCCTTGACCTGGAAGCCACCCATGATCAGACCCACGAGCACGGGTATGAGCAGGATCGCGTTCAGCTTGGTGGGCACACGCCAGTTACGCGGTGACATCCGGCCGCCGGACGGCGCCGGGGCCGCCTCGGCCCGTGGCACATGCGCGGCCGGCGCCGCTGCACGCGGCGGCGGGGTGAAGTTGCCCCGTGCCGACGACGGCTCGGGACTGTTCTTGCTTCGCCTCACTCGACCAACAACCTCTCGGCGTCGGCACCTACGCTGTGCCGCTGTCTCCAGGCCCTTACCTACTGGGCAGTTCAGCGCATTCCAGCACGTCAGGCGGTTCTCTTCCAAACACCGGGAACCGGAACCTCCGAGTGACGGATGCCCTAGATAAAACGGTCATAAAGAGCGAGCCCCGCCAAAAGGCGGGGCTCTTGTGCGCACAGTGGAACCGGGTGTGCGCGACCTGTGTCTGAGGCCCTGGAATTCTCTGTCGAAACGTTATGAACACGGAGGCCGACCGTGTCAAAGGACACAGCGGCCTCCGGGCGCACTACGACAACTGCCGTATGGATCTAGCCACTTGGTGGCCGGATTTCCGGCGGTCGAGCTACTTCAGGCGGGCCATCAGGGCGTGCTCGACCAGCGTGATCAGGCCACTCTTTGCATCCGCACGGTGTCGGGCGTCCGTGGTGATGATCGGGGTGTCCGGGCCGATCTGGAGCGCCTCGCGCACCTCGTCGGGCGTGTAGGGCTGGTGCCCCTCGAAGCCGTTGAGGGCGACGACGAAGGGCAGCCCGGAGTTCTCGAAGTAGTCGACGGCCGGGAAGCAGTCGGCGAGGCGGCGGGTGTCGACGAGGACGATCGCGCCGATCGCGCCGCGGACGAGGTCGTCCCACATGAACCAGAAGCGGTCCTGACCGGGCGTACCGAAGAGGTACAGGATCAGGTCCTGGTCGAGCGTGATGCGGCCGAAGTCCATCGCCACCGTGGTGGTGGTCTTGTCCCCGGTGTGGGTGAGGTCGTCGATGCCCGCGGACGCGGACGTCATGACGGCCTCGGTGCGCAGCGGGTTGATCTCCGAGACGGCGCCCACGAACGTGGTCTTGCCGACGCCGAAGCCGCCCGCCACCACGATCTTCGCGGACGTGGTGGAACGGCCGCCTCCGCCGTTAGAGCTTGCGAAGTCCACTGAGCACCCTTTCGAGCAGTGTCACGTCGGGCTGGCCGCCTGCGTTCTCGTCGCCACCGGGCTGGTGGATGGCCACCATGCCCGCTTCCGCCAGGTCCGCGACGAGGATCCGGGCCACACCGAGAGGCATCGACAGCAGGGCCGACACCTCCGCCACCGACTTGACCTCGCGGCACAGGTGGCAGATGCGCTGGTGCTCGGGGAGCAGCCCTATCAGCTGGGCCGGGTCGGCGGTCGTGCTGACGAGCGCCTCGATGGCGAGCTGGTAGCGCGGCCGTGTCCGGCCACCGGTCATCGCGTAAGGACGCACCAGCGGCTGGTCGCCCTCAGGACCGTACGCGGCGTGCGGAGATACGCCGTACGGGTCGTGAGAGGCGGTGGGCGGGGTCATGGATCCTCCGGGCGGGACAGCAGGTGGTCTGCGTGCCGTCTGACGGGGCCGGTGGGGGGCGGTGGCGGCCTGACGGTGCGGTCATACGTGCGTGTGGGGGAGGTCGTGACTAGTGCAGCAGGCTGCCCTGCAGTTCGGCGCGGAGATCGGGGGTGAGCACGGAACCCGCGCGGTCCACGAGCAGCGCCATCTCGTAGCCGACGAGGCCGATGTCGCACTCGGGGTGCGCGAGCACCGCGAGGGACGAACCGTCCGAGACCGACATGAGGAAGAGGAAGCCACGCTCCATCTCCACCACGGTCTGGGCCACCGTGCCGCCCTCGAAGATCCGGGACGCACCCGCGGTCAGCGAGGTGAGGCCCGAGGCGACGGCGGCCAGCTGGTCGGCGCGATCCCGGGGGAACCCCTCCGACATGGCGAGCAGCAGGCCGTCCGCGGACACGACGACGGTGTGGGAGACCCCCGGCGTGTTGTCCACGAAGTTGGTGATCAACCAGTTCAGGTTCTGTGCCGCCTGGCTCATCTGGGTCAACTAACGCTCCTGCTGGTGAGTGGGGCTGGGGAAGCTGCCGGTCTGGCCCGTACCGGCCTGGCGACCCTGCTGGATGCCCCGACGGAGATTGGTCAGCCGGCCGCGAACGTCATCAGGCGAACGCGAGACCTGCGGACCGGTTTGGTGCTGTTGCTGCTGAGCCGTACCCGCGACGAGGTTCGCACGCGGGACGCGACGCGGGAGCCCGGAGACGGTGACTCCGCCGGCCGAGGGCTGGCGGACCCGCTCGGCCTGGCGGCCGAGCTCGTCGTTGGGCGACTGGCGCCAGTTGGCGGGCGCCTGAGCCTGCTGGGGCGCCGCGGGAGCGGCGGCCGCCGGGCGGGCGGGCGCGGGGGTGGCGTTGGGCGACTGGGGCTGCTGCGGCGAGCGCTGCGGCAGGCCGCCCGGACGGCCGTTGTTCTGCTGGGGGGAAGGCGCCTGCGGCCGGTCCTGCTGCTGCGGGGCCTGCTGGCCCGACTGCTGGCCGTGGAACCAGTTGGTCTCAAGGGTGTCGAAGAGCGGCGTGCGGCCGTCGCCGGGTCCGGCGGGCGGCAGCTCGTCCTGTCGGCCGGGGGCCTGCGGCTGTGCCGGGAACCCCTGATCCTGGCCGCCCTGGGCGGGCGGACGCGGCATGGAGAAGTCCGCCGCGTCCCGGGAGCCGAGCTGCGGCAGGTCGCGCGCGGGACCGCCGCGGCGGCCCTGCGGCTGCGACTGGCCCTGTCCCTGCGTCTGGCCGAAGCCGTCGCCGCCGGGGAACGGGCCGTCCTGGCGCGGACGCCCCGGGGCGTTCTGGCCGGGGGCCGCGAACTGGCCGGTGGTGGACGGGTCCTGAGCGCCGGGGCGCAGACCGTCGTCGAAGCCGGGCGCCGCGAACTGGCCGGTCTGGTGGTTCGGGTTCTGGGGCTGGCCGGGCGCCTGGTTCTGGGGCTGGAAGTGGTTCGGGTTCTGCGACTGGCCCTGGTGACCGCCGAAGACGTCGTTACGGACGAACGCCCCCGTGTCCTGGCCCTGGCCCTGGTCGAGCGGGGCGGGCGCGCCGGGACGGGGCCCGTCGAAGTCGGGACGGGGGAACTCGGCCGTCGAGCCGGGGCCCTGACGGTCGTCCACCCGCGGGAACTGCGACGTGGAGTCCGGCTCCTCGTGCCCGCGCGGCGCGTCGAGCGAGGCGCGCGGCACCGGCGGCTGCGCGTCGTCGTTGCCCCAACTCGGCACGCGCGGCTGGGGGTTGCCCCCGGGCAGCTCGGCACGGGGACCGCCACGCGGCGGCAGGACCGGCCTGCGGCCCTGCTCGGGCGCCTGGTTCGTACGCTGCTGGGGCGGCACGGGACCGTTCTGGCCCGGGCCCTGGCCGAGGCCCTGACCCTGCGGCTGACCCTGGCCGGGACCACCCTGCGGGCCCTGCGCGCCGAACATGCCGGCCGGAGCCGGACGACCCTGCTGAGGGGACTGCTGCGGCTGCTGGGACTGCGGAGACTGAGGCGTCTGCGGGCCACCGGCCTGCGGGCCGTTGCCGTCACGGCTGGGCAGCGCCGCGCGCGGACCCGAGCCCGCGACCTGCGGACGCGCCGCGCCGGGACCGGCACCGAGCCGGCCCGTACCACCGGCACCGCCCTGCGCACCCGCACCCGCGCCGACCCCACGCCGTGCGGCGGCCACACCGGCGGCGGCCTGCGCGGCGGCGGGGCCACCGGAGGCGGCGCCGGGACCGGGCTTGCCGGGAGCCTTCTTGCCGCCCTGGGCGACGTCGACGGGCAGCATGACGAGCGCCGTCGTACCACCGGAGTCGGACGGGCGGAGCTGGATACGGATGCCGTGACGCTGCGACAGACGGCCGACCACGAACAGACCCATGCGGCGCGAGACCGACACGTCCACGGTGGGCGGCGACGCGAGCCGCTCGTTGATCGCGGCGAGGTCCTCGGGGGAGAGGCCGATGCCGGTGTCGTGGATCTCGATGAGCACACGCCCGTCGGGCAGCGCGTGACCGGTGACCTTGACCTTGGTCTGCGGCGAGGAGAAGGAGGTCGCGTTCTCCAGCAGCTCGGCGAGCAGGTGCACGAGGTCGTTGACGACGCGTCCGGCGACCTCGGTCGAGGGGACCGAGGCCAGCTCGATGCGCTCGTACTGCTCCACCTCGGAGGCGGCGGCGCGCAGGACGTCGACCAGCGGGACCGGGCGGGTCCAGCGGCGGCCGGGCTCTTCACCGGCGAGAACGAGGAGGTTCTCACCGTTACGGCGCATGCGGGTCGCGAGGTGGTCGAGCTTGAACAGCGAGGACAGCTGGTCGGGGTCGGCCTCACGCGACTCCAGCTCGGAGATGAGCGAGAGCTGGCGCTGGATAAGACCCTGGGAACGCCGCGAGAGGTTGGTGAACATCGCGTTGACGTTGCCCCGCAGGAGGGCCTGCTCGGCGGCCAGACGGACCGCCTCGCGGTGCACGTCGTCGAAGGCCGAGGCCACCTGGCCGATCTCGTCGCGCGAGTGCACACCGACCGACTCGACGGAGGTGTCGACGTCCTGCGGGTCCGACTCGGACAGCTGCTTGACCAGCTCGGGCAGGCGGTCCTGGGCGACCTTGGTCGCGGTGTCCTGCAGCCGGCGAAGCGAGCGGATCATGGACCGGGCCACGACGAACGCGCCGACGAGCGAGACGCCGAGGACGAGCAGGATCAGCGCACCGTTGATGATGGCCGTGCGCTCGGACTCGTTGCGCAGCTCGCGGGCCTGCTGCTCCATCTGGTTGAGCAGCGTCAGCTCGATCTTGGACATTTCCTGCAGACGCTGGCTGTCCGCGTCGACCCAGTCCTTGTAGGACCGCTTGTCCTGGATCCTGATGCCGCCCTCCTGGCTGAGGGCGCGGCGGGCGTACTGGTCGGCGGCCTTGATCGTCGCGTTGCCCGAGTCGATGGGCTTCATCAGCTCGGTGGCGGCGACGTTTCCGTAGACGGAGCTGAAGCCCTTGAGGTCGGACTCCTGGTTCTCCAGCGCGGACTCGCCGTAGCGGCGGTCGGTCTCGGAGAGCTTGCCGAAGTCACGGTCGTTCGGGGGCAGGGCGGCCGCGATGACGGCGCGCTGCACGGACGCGTACTCCTTGGCGGAGGAGAACGACGCCAGGGCACGCGTGCGCTTGATCATCTCGGGGTTGCTGGTCGCCTGCGCCATGTCGGTGGACAGCGACAGGAGCTGCTCGACGAGGCGGCTGTAGGCGTCGATCGTCTGGGACGAGGTGCTGCGGTCCTTGAACGCGTCCTGCCGGATGCCCTTGAGGTTGTTGAGCTGGCCGGCGATCTGCGTGACGTGGTCCTGCACACCGTCGAGACCGCTGTTGCTGGACCCGTCGGTGATCTCGTACGTGCCTTCCATGAAGGCCTTGCGCGCGCGGTCGGTCTTCTCGCGCGCTCCCTTGACGGTGTAGTCCTCGGTCGCCTTGCCGCCGTTGGCCAGCGGGCCCGCCGACTGGTCGCGCTCCTCCTGGAGCGCGGACGCGAGCTCGGTGGCCTGCTTGGTCATGTCGGTCAGCAGCTTCATGTTGTCGAGCTGCTGGATGTCGCTCATCGACTCGCCGATACGCAGCGCGCCGAGGGAGGTCGCGGCGACCACGGGGAGGGCGAGCAGCGACACCAGGCGGGTGGAGATACGCCAGTTGCGCAGGGCTATTCGCGAGCCGGGGCCGGTCGGGCTCTTCGGCTTCGCGGCGGTCTTGGGCGCGGCCGAGGCAGCCGTACTGCCCTCGACGGAGGCGGTCCGGCCCGGGTTCTGGGCGTGCTGGGGCGAGGAACTGCCTGTCATCGGGCCAGTCCCGCCGCGCGGCTCCGGCTCCGCCGCAGCGCTGCCATCCCTGTTCTTACGTCCCTGCACTAGCGTCGCAACCTCTGGACCAGGCGTCCCCCGCGTGCGCGGACGGGACGGTGTCGGCGTAGTTCGGGGGCGAGCTGACACGCCCCCTTCGGTCGTCGGTGACCGGCGCTGCTCCCCCTTCCCGCCGCGACTCGGCGCTGCGTTGCGCCCCGTGCGCGCCGGCTCGATCTCGCGGCGGTCCCGCGAATTCCAGCACAGTGCAGGATCTCCAACAAGGGCCGAGGGTCAGGACCGGACCAGTGTGACGCCTTGTGAGGGGTGCGTCACGAGACGTAGAAAGTGATCTCATCGATAACGGACTTTTACTGACGTTCCAC
This window contains:
- a CDS encoding sensor histidine kinase produces the protein MQGRKNRDGSAAAEPEPRGGTGPMTGSSSPQHAQNPGRTASVEGSTAASAAPKTAAKPKSPTGPGSRIALRNWRISTRLVSLLALPVVAATSLGALRIGESMSDIQQLDNMKLLTDMTKQATELASALQEERDQSAGPLANGGKATEDYTVKGAREKTDRARKAFMEGTYEITDGSSNSGLDGVQDHVTQIAGQLNNLKGIRQDAFKDRSTSSQTIDAYSRLVEQLLSLSTDMAQATSNPEMIKRTRALASFSSAKEYASVQRAVIAAALPPNDRDFGKLSETDRRYGESALENQESDLKGFSSVYGNVAATELMKPIDSGNATIKAADQYARRALSQEGGIRIQDKRSYKDWVDADSQRLQEMSKIELTLLNQMEQQARELRNESERTAIINGALILLVLGVSLVGAFVVARSMIRSLRRLQDTATKVAQDRLPELVKQLSESDPQDVDTSVESVGVHSRDEIGQVASAFDDVHREAVRLAAEQALLRGNVNAMFTNLSRRSQGLIQRQLSLISELESREADPDQLSSLFKLDHLATRMRRNGENLLVLAGEEPGRRWTRPVPLVDVLRAAASEVEQYERIELASVPSTEVAGRVVNDLVHLLAELLENATSFSSPQTKVKVTGHALPDGRVLIEIHDTGIGLSPEDLAAINERLASPPTVDVSVSRRMGLFVVGRLSQRHGIRIQLRPSDSGGTTALVMLPVDVAQGGKKAPGKPGPGAASGGPAAAQAAAGVAAARRGVGAGAGAQGGAGGTGRLGAGPGAARPQVAGSGPRAALPSRDGNGPQAGGPQTPQSPQSQQPQQSPQQGRPAPAGMFGAQGPQGGPGQGQPQGQGLGQGPGQNGPVPPQQRTNQAPEQGRRPVLPPRGGPRAELPGGNPQPRVPSWGNDDAQPPVPRASLDAPRGHEEPDSTSQFPRVDDRQGPGSTAEFPRPDFDGPRPGAPAPLDQGQGQDTGAFVRNDVFGGHQGQSQNPNHFQPQNQAPGQPQNPNHQTGQFAAPGFDDGLRPGAQDPSTTGQFAAPGQNAPGRPRQDGPFPGGDGFGQTQGQGQSQPQGRRGGPARDLPQLGSRDAADFSMPRPPAQGGQDQGFPAQPQAPGRQDELPPAGPGDGRTPLFDTLETNWFHGQQSGQQAPQQQDRPQAPSPQQNNGRPGGLPQRSPQQPQSPNATPAPARPAAAAPAAPQQAQAPANWRQSPNDELGRQAERVRQPSAGGVTVSGLPRRVPRANLVAGTAQQQQHQTGPQVSRSPDDVRGRLTNLRRGIQQGRQAGTGQTGSFPSPTHQQER